The sequence below is a genomic window from Methylocystis sp. IM3.
GCCCGCCATGGGATCAAAGCCGCATGTCGGACGAGGCGCGCGTCGCGCTCGACATGTGGTGAGAGGAGGGCGCCATGCAGCGCGTTCCGCAGGCAAGGCCGAAGGTGCTGGAAACTTCGCTTTATGTGGAGGATTTGGCTAGGGCGGGCCGCTTCTACGGCGATGCGCTCGGCCTCGCGCCCATGGCGCAGGACAGCCGCATGTGGGCCCTGGATTGCGGGCCGGCGAGCGTGTTGCTCCTCTTCAGGCGCGGCGGCGCGCTGGAGGCCGTCGAGCTCCCCGGCGGACGCATTCCGCCGCATGATGGATCGGGTCCGGCGCATCTCGCCTTCTCGGTCGCGGCCGAGGATCTGCCGGCCTGGGAGGCGCGGCTCGCGGAATGCGGCGTCGACATAGAGGCGCGCATGACATGGCGGCGCGGAGGCGAGAGCCTCTATTTCCGCGACCCCGACGGCCATCTCGTCGAATTGGCGACGCCGGGGCTCTGGGCGAATTATTGAGGCAAGGAAAGAAGCTCAAATGGCGCTACCCAAGCTGGATGTCATGACCATCAGCCCCGCCGCGGCCGAGCGCGTGCGGGGTCTTTTGGCGAAAGCCGCCGCCGGCAGAGGCCTGCGGGTCTCCGTGGAGAAGGGCGGCTGCGCCGGCATGTCCTACAAGATGGAGATCGGCGAGCCGCAAAGGGGCGACGAGGTCATCGACTTCGACGGCGGCCGGGTGATCGTCGACGCCAAGGCGGTTCTGTATCTGCTGGGCTCGCGCATGGACGTGAAGACGACGGCCTTTTCCTCGACCTTCGTTTTCGAAAATCCGAACCAGACATCGGCCTGCGGCTGCGGGGAAAGCGTCGAACTGAAAGCGGCCGATCCTGCGGCGATGGGCGTCGCGTAGCCCGTAAGCGCGGCGTTAACTCTGACGCCGCGTTGTTTACCCTCAGGGCATCTGAATAGCATTTTCTTCAATATCGAACGGCAAAGCTTCCGGCAGGGTTCATGTGCGGAGCCGCCGATGCCGTTTCCCAAGTCGCCTTCCTTCGCGTCGAGCATTGCGCTCTTCGCCGCTCTCGCCGCCTCTGCCGCGCCAGGTCACGCCCGCGAGGCTCGGGCGAGAAGCGAGACGATCCTGGAGGACTCGGCGCCAGCCGACGCCGGCGGGTCAGACAACGTCATCTATGTGATGCCGCCGATGAAGCCCCTGACCGGAGCCGCCGCGCCATCCAAAAAGCCGGGCCTGGCGAACAAGGGCGCCCAGCCCTCGGAATCTCCAGCACCGAAGCCAGCGGAGCAGAAGCCGGCTTCGTCTGAAGCCGCTACGGGGGCGGCGCCGTCGAAGGGTGGCGGCGCGACCACAGTCGAGGGGGAAGCGCAGGCCAATTCGTCCGCGCCTGCCGACCTGCCCACCATCGCGATCGACGCCCCCGTGGCGACCGAGCAATGGCGTGCGCCCGCGCGCGCCTTCGACAGGGATCCAATCGGACTCCAGTCTGGCCCGGCGCCCTCGCTCCTTCCTCTGCTCGACCCCGCTGCGCCGGCGCAGGAGACGGCGGCGGCCGAGTCAGCCGCCACGCCGGAGACGCGTATTTCCGCGCTTCTTGCCGAAGGTCTTGTCGGCCCGGTCGAGGTGCGGCTCGCCGATCGCGCGTCGATGTGGCTGCCGGCCGGGCGGGTTTTCATCCCGCTCGAAGCCGCCCGGGCGCTCGCGGGCGAAGTTGGCCTCCAATGGCGCGAGGGGACGCAGGGCTTTGTCGCGCCAGCCGGGGCCGCGCCAGACTGGCTGATCCCCGTCGAGCTTCTCGATGACGGCCATATCGACGCCGAAGACGCCAGGTCCCTGGACCCCGATAAGCTGCTTTCCCGCTTCAGGGGCAGTCTGCCCATCGTGAACGCGCGCCGGGCGGGCGCAGGACAGCCTCCGGTGGCGCTCGAGGGCTGGTTTGCCCCGCCCGCCCTCGACGCCGCCGGAAGACGCCTCTCAGCCTGCGTCATGGTCGCGACCGTGGATACGAGCGCGCCAGATCGCTTCTTGAATTGCGAGGCCTGGATCGTCGGACGCGAGGGCGCCATCAGGATCGGATTGGTCGGGGCCGTGGAGAAGGCGGATCAGCTCAAAAACGAGATCGGGGCGCTGGCTGGCAAGATCGTGTTCGATCACGGCAAGACCTATGAGGATTTCGACCCGGCGGCCGACAAGGTCGCGCCATATCGCGCGGCCGATCTGGTCGTGCGTGACGTCAGCGCGAAGCCAATCGCCGCACGAGCGTCGTCGGCGCGCGAGGCCGCCGGGGAGTCGCTCATCGACCGTCTGTCGGGGCTGGCCTATCCGGCGTTTTTTGGCCTGGCGGCCGTCTTCGCCTATCTCAGGCTAAAGCCGCGCGGCGCCAACGACGGGCCGTCCGGACCCGGTCCAAAGCGCGAGTCCAACGAAACTGTGAGGCCTTCGTTTTTCGCGCGCCTGGCGCCCACTCTCCAGGCGCGTCTGGGGCGCGGGGCGCGAACGCAGCCCGCCGCCCGCCCGTCCGGATCGACTCAGGATCAGCCGGCGCTCGCGACTCTCGCCGCGAAATTCTCACGGCTACGGCCGTTCGCGCCGGCCGGGAACGCGCAGAAGGATGCTCTTGCGCCTCCCGCCAATGACGCGGAGGAACCTGTGTCGGCGCTTCGGAAATTCGCCGCCCGGATGCGTGGCGCTCAAGAACCGCCGCCTCCCGCCGTCGACCCTGCGCGGGTCTTGCGTCGGCGCCGCACGGGCGGAGCCGCCCCGGCATTCGCCGAAGACCTCGACGCCAGCCCTCAGTTCTTCACTGAAGCCGACGCCTTGCAGACCGGCGCTCCCGAATCGGAAATGCGTTTGTCTCTCTCCGGCAGGGAGGATGTCGCGCCCGCGCTCGACCGCGACGATTTTGCGCTGATCGAGCCCGGAGACGCGGCCGCCTCCGCCGCGATCAATGCGGCGCGCGCGCGGCGGACGGATGGCTGATCTCGGATCAGTCCCGACGCGGCGCCCCGGCCGCGCTCAAAAAGCCGGCCGATTTTCAACGTGGCGCCTGCCAGTCAAGGCCCCGCTGGCAGGCGGTTTTTGATAACTCATTGCTTTGATTTGTTGTTCTTTCTTCGTCCAAACTGGCGCCGCCCGGAAGAATCGCCTATAGGATCAAAAGGCTGAAATTCACCCGGATTGGCGCGCCCTTGGCCGACGACGACACGAAAAAAGACGGTTCCGACAAACCCGGCTCAGACATCAGGCCCGTTTCGATCGCCGATGAGATGAAGCGCAGCTATCTCGATTACGCGATGAGCGTGATCGTGAGCCGCGCGCTGCCGGACGTGCGCGACGGCCTGAAGCCCGTGCATCGGCGCATCCTGTTTTCGATGCATGAAAACGGCATCACGCCGGACAAGCCCTATGTGAAGTCCGCGCGCGTCGTCGGCGACGTCATGGGTAAATATCACCCCCACGGCGACGCGGCGATCTATGACGCGCTGGTGCGCATGGCGCAGCCTTTCTCGATGCGGCTCATGCTCATCGACGGACAGGGCAACTTCGGCTCAGTGGACAACGACCCGCCGGCGGCGATGCGTTACACCGAGTCGCGGCTCGCCAAGCCTGCGCTTGCGCTGCTCGAGGACATCGACGAAGGCACGGTCGACTTCCAGCCGAACTATGACGGCAAGGAACATGAGCCGACCGTCCTGCCGGCGCGCTTTCCCAATCTCCTCGTCAATGGCGCGGGCGGCATCGCCGTCGGCATGGCGACGAACATTCCGCCGCACAATCTCGGCGAAGTGATCGACGCCGCGATCGCACTGATCGACAGACCGGAGATGACGGTCGCGGAGCTGATGGAGATCGTGCCGGGGCCGGACTTTCCGACCGCGGCGACGATTCTCGGCCGCGGCGGCATCCGAAACGCCTATGCGACAGGTCGCGGTTCCATCATCATGCGCGCCAAGGCGGAGATCGAGACGCTGCGCAAGGAGCGCGAGGCGATCATCTTCACCGAGATTCCCTATCAGGTGAACAAGGCGGCGCTGATCGAGCGCATCGCGGAGCTCGTCAAGGAAAAGAAGATCGAGGGCATCTCCGATCTGCGCGACGAGTCCGACCGCGACGGCATGCGCATCGTCGTGGAGCTGAAGCGCGAGGCGGTGGCCGACGTCGTGCTCAATCAGCTCTGGCGCCACACTGCCCTGCAATCGAGCTTCGCGGTCAACATGATTGCGCTCAACGGCGGTCGCCCCGAGCTGCTGACGCTCTCTGACGTTCTGCGCGCCTTCATCGACTTCCGTGAAACGGTCGTCACACGGCGCACCAAGTTCCGGCTCGCCAAGGCGCGCGACAATGCGCATCTCCAGGTCGGCCTCGCCATTGCGGTGGCCAATATTGACGAGGTGATCCGCCTCATCCGCAATTCGCCCGACGCGGCGGCGGCGCGCGAGGCCCTGATGGCGCGCGACTGGCCGGCGAAGGACATGGCGCCTCTGGTTGAGCTGATCGCCGACCCGCGCCACAAATTGAGCCACGACGGGACGATCCGCCTCTCGGAAGCGCAGGCGCGCGCGATTCTCGATCTGCGCCTCCAGCGCCTCACCGCGCTCGGCCGCGAGGAGATCGCCGAGGCGCTGAACAAGCTTGCCGCGGAAATCGCGGAATATCTCGAAATCCTCGGCTCGCGCGAAAAGCTCTTCGGCATCGTCAAGGACGAGATGCTGGCGGTGAAGGAGGCCTACGCCACGCCGCGTCGCACGCAGATCATCGAAGCGGATGGCGAGGTCGAGGACGAAGACCTCATCGCTCGCGAGGACATGGTCGTGACCGTCTCGCACGCCGGCTACATCAAGCGCGTGCCGCTTTCGACCTATCGGGCGCAGCGGCGCGGCGGCAAGGGCCGCTCGGGGATGCAGACGAAGGAGGAGGATTTCGTTCACCGCCTCTTCGTCGCCAATACGCATACGCCGGTGCTGTTCTTTTCTTCGCTCGGCAAGGCTTATAAGGAAAAGGTCTGGCGCCTGCCGCTGGCGGCGCCGCAGGCGCGCGGCAAGGCGCTCGTCAACATGCTGCCGCTGGAGCAGAACGAGCGCATCACGACGATCATGCCGCTGCCCGAGGATGAATCGAGCTGGTCAAAGCTCGACGTGATCTTCGCGACGACGGGCGGCACGGTGCGGCGCAACAAGCTCTCCGATTTCTGCGAGGTGCGCCGCAACGGCCTCATCGCCATGAAGCTCGACGCGGGCGAGGCGATCGTCGATGTCGCGACGGCGACGGAGCGCGACGACATTCTGCTGACGACGCGCGACGGCCAGTGTATCCGCTTCGCGGTCCCGGAAGTGCGCGTCTTTCAGGGGCGCACCTCGATGGGCGTGCGCGGCGTATCGCTCGGCGCCGGCGACAAGGTGATCTCGCTTTCGATCCTGAAGCACTTCGAGGCGGCCTCGGAGGAGCGGTCGGCCTATCTGAAGAAGGCGAGCGCCCTGCGCCGCCGCATGGGCGAAGACGTGGCGCCCGAGACGGGCGCGGAGGTCGAGGAGGGCGGCGCGTCGGTCGAGCTTTCCGACGAGCGTTTCGCCGCCATGCAGGCGGCCGAGCAGATCATTCTGACCGTCTCCGAGAACGGCTACGGCAAGCGCACGTCTTCCTATGAGTACCGCATCACCGGACGCGGCGGCAAAGGCATCGTCGCCATGGCGGTGAACGCCCGCAACGGCAAGCTGGCGGCGTCGTTCCCGGTGGAGCAGGGCGACGAAATCATGCTCGTCACGGATGGCGGCCAGCTCATTCGCTGCCCGGTCGAGGGAATTCGGATCGCCGGCCGCGGGACTCAAGGAGTCATCGTCTTCAACACGGCCGAGGACGAGCGCGTCGTCTCGGTGGAGCATATCGGCGACGTGGGCGAGGGCGGCGAGGAGGACAGCGCGGCCTGAGATTCTCGCGCTTAAGCCCCGGCGTCGCGCGATCCGTTAGTCCTTCTCCCGTATGGCGTCCTCCACCAACTGTCGCAAGACAGCCGGATCGCGGGGGAAGCCGGTTCTAATCCATCTCGACTGAAGCGACTTCAGCGCCGCGCCGAGTTGGCGGCCGGGGGAGACGCCGCGCGCGAGCAGGTCGGCGCCCTTGATCGGGAAGACGGGGGCGGGGGTCTCATCGAGATAGCGGGCCGCCGCCAGCCATTCGTCATCATCTGGCGCGGCGGCGCTTTCAGCGAAGGCGAGGGCCAGCGCGTCGGCGGCGGCGCGCGATCCGCAAAGGAACAGCATTTCGCGCAGATGCGAGACCGGCGGCGGTCCGTCGCGCCCATGCAGGGGCGTGAGCGCGCGGGCGGCGGCGAGAAGCCGCGCATGTTCGTCATTCGACAGGCGCAGCCGATCGCGCAGGCGGTCGGCGTCCTCGGCGACGAGGACGGAGAAGGCGGCGAGGCGCAGCACAGCGTCGCCCTTCTTGCCCTGAGCGGCCTCGAAGGCCGCGAGGCGCTCGAGCCGCGCGGGATAACCCATGCCGAGCAGCACTTCGATGATCCCGGCCTGCGACATGACCCGCATGATTTCGCCCGCGCGCCGCGCCGGCAGGAGCTTTATAAGCTCGGCGCGGATGCGCTCGCGGGAGAGGCGCGAGAGATTTTCCCGCGCGACGATGGCCTCATGCAGCCCCTCGCGGTCGAAACCGGCTTCGCCATGCGAGGCGTTGAAGCGAAAGAAGCGCAGGACGCGAAGATAATCCTCGCGGATGCGCGTCGCGGCGTCGCCGATGAAGCGGATGCGCCGGTCGGCGATGTCCTTCAGCCCGCCCGTGTAATCGTGCAGGCGGCCGTCCGGCGAGAGCGAGAGGGCGTTCACGGTGAAGTCACGGCGCCGCGCGTCCTGCTCAAAATCGCCGCCGAAGCGCACGACCGCGTAGCGGCCGTCGGTCTCGACATCCTCGCGCAGCGTCGTCACCTCGAAGGGCGCGCCGGCGACGACGATCGTCACCGTGCCATGTTCGATCCCTGTCGGGACGCCCTTGAGCCCCGCCGTCCGCGCGGCGGCGAGCACCTCCTGCGGCAAGGCGGTGGTCGCGAGGTCGATCTCATGCGGCGGCAGGCCAAAGAGCGCGTCGCGCACGGCCCCGCCGACGATGCGGGTCTCGGCCCCGGTGCGCGCCAGCGCCGCGAAGAGCGTCGCGAGGCGCGGGTCGTCGAGAAGGCGCTCGGCGTTCATCGGAACGCGCCCGGCACGAGTCGGCCGTTTTCGACATGCGCCGGAACATAGGCGCCCTGTTCCCGCGACGTGAAGCCGGCCGCCACGACCCCGGCGATGGCGAGCAGCAGCCCGGCGATGACCAGCGCCGAAACGATGCGTCCGTGCCAGAGCTCGGCGACGAAGGGCCAGCGCCGCTGGAGGAGCTGGAACGCCACATAAACGAGGAACGGCGTGAGAAAAAGGAGAGTGGTTTCGAGAAATGCGCGCCACATGGGCGAGGGGGCCTTTCAGGCGAATTATGGTCGATCGACTTATACATTCTTTTTGCGCGCCCCGCTCGCGGGACGGAAGCAATTGATTTTCTTTCGATAGAGCGTTAAACGCGCTCAAGTTGCCGCGCGTTTGACGCCGATGCCGCCGAGCGTCCAAAATCGCGCCCTGGGGATGGTTTCCCTTTCACGAGATGGCGCGTGGCCCGGGTGGATGCAATCGCGGGCGCCGATCCCCATCTCCTCCCTGCAACCGTGGCAGATGGACTGTTCCGCGCTCATGAATTCGATCCACATCGCGCCCCTCGATACGGCCGCCGCCGAATCAGCCGAACGCGCCCTCGACCATATCGGGCGCGCCCGCGCCGCCATCGGCGCCGTCATCTTCGGCCAGGACGAGGTCGTTGAGCAGGCGCTCGTCACCATTCTCGCCGGCGGCCATGGCCTGCTCGTCGGCGTGCCCGGCCTCGCCAAGACCAAACTCGTCGAGACGCTCGGCAAGGTGCTCGGCCTCGCGGAGCAGCGCGTCCAGTTCACGCCGGACCTTTTGCCCGCCGACATCATCGGCTCGGAAGTGCTGGAGGAGGGGGCGGACCGCTCGCGCTCCTTCCGCTTCATCAAGGGGCCGATTTTCGCGCAGCTCCTGATGGCGGACGAGATCAACCGCGCATCTCCGCGCACGCAATCGGCGCTGCTCCAGGCGATGCAGGAGCATCACGTCAGCGTCGCGGGCAAGCGTTACGACCTGCCGAGCCCCTTCCATGTGCTGGCGACCCAGAATCCGCTCGAGCAGGAGGGCACCTATCCGCTGCCCGAGGCGCAGCTCGACCGCTTCCTGCTGCAAATCGACGTGCATTACCCGGACCGCGAGAGCGAGCGCCGCGTGCTGCTCGCGACGACCGGCGAGACGGCCGCAGAACCCATCCAGGCGCTCGACGCCGAGGAGCTGATCGCCACGCAGCGGCTCGTGCGGCGGATGCCGGTCGGCGACAAGGTGGTGGACGCCATCCTCGATCTGGTGCGCGCGGCGCGGCCGGGCGACGGTGATCCGACGATCGCGCCGCATGTCGCCTGGGGGCCGGGGCCGCGCGCCGCGCAGGCGCTGATGCTCGCCACCCGCGCCCGCGCGCTGGTCACGGGCCGCCTCGCGCCCTCGCTCGACGATGTGGCGGCGCTCGCCGCGCCCGTCCTGCGCCACCGAATGGCGCTGAATTTCGCCGCCCGCCGCGAAACGAGCGTGCCTGAGCTGATCGAGAAGCTTGTCGCGCGGATCGGGTGATGGGCCTCTCGGGATTTCACGTCGAATCTTCGGGCGGCCATCTCTCCCCCTCGCAGGGCCACCCTCCCCGCAAAAGGGAGGAATTTGGCCGCCGTGACGGCTTTTGCCGGGAAGGGGAAGCATGATCCGCCCGGTCGAAACCCGCGCCTATGATCCCGCGCGCCGCGCGCCGGTCGAGGGCTCGGTCGCCGCCGATCTCGCGGCGAGCCTGCCGCGCATCGTCAACCGGGCGCATGAGATTGCGGCCAGCGTCGCTTATGGCGTGCATGGCCGCAAGCGCGCCGGTTTGGGCGAGACCTTCTGGCAATATCGGCCTTTTACCAGTGGCGAGGCCGCGCATCGCATCGACTGGCGGCGTTCTGCGCGGGGCGACCAGCTCTATGTTCGCGAGCGTGAGTGGGAGGCCGCGCACGACTATTTCCTCTGGATGGATTGCTCGCCCTCCATGGCTTTCGCCTCGTCGCTGGCGCAGGACGACAAGCTCGCCCGCGGCGTCACGCTCGGCCTCGCGCTTTCCGACGTGCTGGTGCGCGGCGGCGAGCGCGTCGCCGCTTTGGGGCTCACGGCGCCAATTTCGGCCCGCGACGTCATCGACCGGCTGGCCCGCGCGCTCTACGAGCACGCCGAAACGACGGCGCGTGACGATATTCCGCCCGACGCGCCGCTGCGTCCGAGGGCGCGCGTCGTCCTGATCTCCGATTTTCTCTGCGATCTCGAGGCGCTTTCCGCGCGGCTCCACCGCTTCGCCGATGCGGGCGCCACGGGCGCGCTGCTCATGGTGATCGACCCTTGTGAGGAAAGCTTTCCCTTCACGGGCGAGACCATGTTTCTCGACACGGACGGCGGTCCCGCCTTTCGCGCGGGCGACGCCGGCAGCCTGCGCAAGGCCTACGCCCGCCGGTTCGAGGCGCATCGCGAGGCGGTGCGGGCGGCGGCGCGTGAAGTCGGCTTCCTGTTTCTCCAGCATCACACCGACCGGCCGGCGGCCGAAGCCGCGCTGACCCTCGCCATGGGCCTGCATGGCGTCGAGGAGGAGAATTGATGGGTTTCTCCTTCGCCGCGCCGCTCGCGCTGATCGGCCTCGCGAGCCTGCCGCTGATTTACTGGCTGCTGCGCGTGACGCCGCCGCGCCCGCGCGAGATCGTGTTTCCGCCGACCAAAATCCTGCGCGAGCTGCGGCCCGACGAGGAGACGCCCGCGCGCACGCCATGGTGGCTGCTGCTCCTGCGTCTGGCACTGGCTGCGGCGTTCGTCCTCGCCATGGCCGGCCCGGTCTGGAGCCCGGCGGGAACCGCCGTCGCCTCCCGAGAGGCGACCCTCGTCGCGCTCGATGACGGCTGGGCCTCGGCGCCCTCGTGGGAGCGGCGCGTCGCAGCCGCGGCGGCGATCGTCGAGGGCGCGGCGCGGGCAGGGGCGCCCATCGCCATCATGGCGGTTTCCGAGACCGCGGCGCCCGCGCAGGGCGACGGCGCCCGCGCGCTGGAGAAGCTGCGCTCTTTGCGCCCGAAACCCTATCTTCCCGACCGGCGCGCGACGGCGGACGCCGTCGCGAGCTTCGCAAAAGCCAATCCCAGGGGACGAGTCGTCTGGCTGGCCGACGCCCTGGCGCAGGGCGAGACGGCGGCTTTCGCGACGGTTCTGAAGGACGCCGCAAAGCTTGGCGCGCGCGTCGAGGTCCTGGTCGACGACCATGCGCCGCTCGCGCTGGCCGCGCCCGCCAATGACGCCGCGACGCTCTCCGTCGAGGTGCTGCGCGCCGATTCCGCCCGCCCCGGCGCGGCGACCGTCGCCGCTTATGACTCGAAGGGCCAGATCATCGGAGAGGCCCGCGCCAGTTTCGGCGCGTCGATGCGGGCGCGGGCGCAGTTCGATCTGCCGGTGGAGCTGCGCAACGATGTGAGCGTCTTGCGCGTCACGGGCGAGAACTCCGCCGGCGCGGTCGCGCTGCTGGACGCGCGCGCGAAGGTGCGGCGCGTGGCGCTCGTCGGCGGCGCGGGGCTCGATCAGGCGCAGCCCTTGCTTTCACCGGTCTATTATCTCGACAAGGCGCTCGCGCCTTTTGCGCAATTGCGCGAGACGCGGCCCGGCGCGGTCGATCCGATCCTGACGCTTCTCGCCGAGCGGCCCAATGCGGTGGCGCTGGCCGATGTGAGCCTCGCGCCGGGCGATGCCTATGACGCGCTCGCCCGCTTCGTGGAGGAGGGCGGGACGCTTCTGCGCTTCGCCGGTCCGCGCCTCGCCAACGCCGCCGACGATCTGCTCCCCGTGCATCTGCGGCGCAACGGCCGCGTGCTCGGCGGCGCCATGTCCTGGGAGACGCCCAAGGCGCTTGCGGAGTTCGAGGCGGCGAGCCCCTTCTACGGCCTGTCCGCCTCCAAGGACGTGAGCGTGCAGCGGCAGGTGCTGGCCGAGCCGGAGCCGGGCCTCGTGCAAAAGACATGGGCGCGCCTCTCGGACGGCACGCCGCTCGTGACCGCCGAGCGGCGCGGCAAGGGGCTGGTCGTCCTCTTCCACGTCAACGCCGATACGAGTTGGTCCAACCTGCCGATTTCGGGCCTCTTCGTGGACATGCTGAAACGCATTCTCGCCATGGCGGGCGAATCCGCGCCGCTGCCCGAGGCGGCGGAGACGGCCGCCGCCGGGGACGCGCGCGTTTTCGCACCGCTCGAGGCGCTCGACGGCTTCGGGGCGCTCGGCGCGCCCGGCCCCGAAGCGCAGCCGATCCCCGCGCATTTCGAGGGCCGCGCGAGCGCCCAGCATCCGCCGGGCCTCTATGGCGCGGGCGACGCCTTCGTCGCCCTGCAAACATTGCAGCCTGCGGACGAACTGAGCCGCTTCGACTTCGAGGCGGCAGGGCTCGCTCCGGCGGGATTGGCCGCCGGTGCGCCCGTCGATTTTCGCGGGCCGCTTCTCGCGGCGGCCGTGCTCGCCTTCGTGGCCGACGCCCTCATCGTGCTGGCGCTTTCGGGAAAGCTCCGCCTGCGGCCGCTCGCGGCGACGGCGGGCGCGCTTCTCATCTTTTCCGCCGTGGCGAATCCCCCCGATGCGCGCGCGGCGGCGGCCCTGACGCAGCGCGACAGGGAGGCGGCGCTGACGACGAAGCTCGCCTATGTCGTGTCCGGCGATCCCAAGGTGGACGAAGTCTCGCGGCTCGGGCTGGAGGCGCTGTCCAGGGCGCTCTCGCTGCGCACCTCCTTCTCGCCCGGCGATCCGGTGGGGATCGATCCCGCCAAGGACGAACTCGCCTTCTATCCCATGCTCTACTGGCCCGTCCTCGCCAACGCGCCGCAGCCCGCGGCCAAGACGGCGGCGCGCGTCGCCGCCTACATGAAGGAGGGCGGCACCATCGTCTTCGACACGCGCGACGCGCTGAGCCAGCGGCCGGGCGGCGCGCCCACGCCGGAAATGCAGTGGCTGCGCGACTTCTCGAAGGGGCTCGACATTCCCGAGCTGGAAGTCGTGCCGCGCGACCACGTCATCACCAAGACCTTCTATCTGCTCGACGGATTCGTGGGCCGGTACACGAGCGGCGAAACATGGGTCGAGGCGCTTCCGCCCGAGT
It includes:
- a CDS encoding AAA family ATPase yields the protein MNSIHIAPLDTAAAESAERALDHIGRARAAIGAVIFGQDEVVEQALVTILAGGHGLLVGVPGLAKTKLVETLGKVLGLAEQRVQFTPDLLPADIIGSEVLEEGADRSRSFRFIKGPIFAQLLMADEINRASPRTQSALLQAMQEHHVSVAGKRYDLPSPFHVLATQNPLEQEGTYPLPEAQLDRFLLQIDVHYPDRESERRVLLATTGETAAEPIQALDAEELIATQRLVRRMPVGDKVVDAILDLVRAARPGDGDPTIAPHVAWGPGPRAAQALMLATRARALVTGRLAPSLDDVAALAAPVLRHRMALNFAARRETSVPELIEKLVARIG
- a CDS encoding DUF2167 domain-containing protein, translated to MPFPKSPSFASSIALFAALAASAAPGHAREARARSETILEDSAPADAGGSDNVIYVMPPMKPLTGAAAPSKKPGLANKGAQPSESPAPKPAEQKPASSEAATGAAPSKGGGATTVEGEAQANSSAPADLPTIAIDAPVATEQWRAPARAFDRDPIGLQSGPAPSLLPLLDPAAPAQETAAAESAATPETRISALLAEGLVGPVEVRLADRASMWLPAGRVFIPLEAARALAGEVGLQWREGTQGFVAPAGAAPDWLIPVELLDDGHIDAEDARSLDPDKLLSRFRGSLPIVNARRAGAGQPPVALEGWFAPPALDAAGRRLSACVMVATVDTSAPDRFLNCEAWIVGREGAIRIGLVGAVEKADQLKNEIGALAGKIVFDHGKTYEDFDPAADKVAPYRAADLVVRDVSAKPIAARASSAREAAGESLIDRLSGLAYPAFFGLAAVFAYLRLKPRGANDGPSGPGPKRESNETVRPSFFARLAPTLQARLGRGARTQPAARPSGSTQDQPALATLAAKFSRLRPFAPAGNAQKDALAPPANDAEEPVSALRKFAARMRGAQEPPPPAVDPARVLRRRRTGGAAPAFAEDLDASPQFFTEADALQTGAPESEMRLSLSGREDVAPALDRDDFALIEPGDAAASAAINAARARRTDG
- a CDS encoding CCA tRNA nucleotidyltransferase codes for the protein MNAERLLDDPRLATLFAALARTGAETRIVGGAVRDALFGLPPHEIDLATTALPQEVLAAARTAGLKGVPTGIEHGTVTIVVAGAPFEVTTLREDVETDGRYAVVRFGGDFEQDARRRDFTVNALSLSPDGRLHDYTGGLKDIADRRIRFIGDAATRIREDYLRVLRFFRFNASHGEAGFDREGLHEAIVARENLSRLSRERIRAELIKLLPARRAGEIMRVMSQAGIIEVLLGMGYPARLERLAAFEAAQGKKGDAVLRLAAFSVLVAEDADRLRDRLRLSNDEHARLLAAARALTPLHGRDGPPPVSHLREMLFLCGSRAAADALALAFAESAAAPDDDEWLAAARYLDETPAPVFPIKGADLLARGVSPGRQLGAALKSLQSRWIRTGFPRDPAVLRQLVEDAIREKD
- a CDS encoding HesB/IscA family protein, giving the protein MALPKLDVMTISPAAAERVRGLLAKAAAGRGLRVSVEKGGCAGMSYKMEIGEPQRGDEVIDFDGGRVIVDAKAVLYLLGSRMDVKTTAFSSTFVFENPNQTSACGCGESVELKAADPAAMGVA
- a CDS encoding DUF6111 family protein — encoded protein: MWRAFLETTLLFLTPFLVYVAFQLLQRRWPFVAELWHGRIVSALVIAGLLLAIAGVVAAGFTSREQGAYVPAHVENGRLVPGAFR
- a CDS encoding VOC family protein gives rise to the protein MQRVPQARPKVLETSLYVEDLARAGRFYGDALGLAPMAQDSRMWALDCGPASVLLLFRRGGALEAVELPGGRIPPHDGSGPAHLAFSVAAEDLPAWEARLAECGVDIEARMTWRRGGESLYFRDPDGHLVELATPGLWANY
- the gyrA gene encoding DNA gyrase subunit A, which produces MADDDTKKDGSDKPGSDIRPVSIADEMKRSYLDYAMSVIVSRALPDVRDGLKPVHRRILFSMHENGITPDKPYVKSARVVGDVMGKYHPHGDAAIYDALVRMAQPFSMRLMLIDGQGNFGSVDNDPPAAMRYTESRLAKPALALLEDIDEGTVDFQPNYDGKEHEPTVLPARFPNLLVNGAGGIAVGMATNIPPHNLGEVIDAAIALIDRPEMTVAELMEIVPGPDFPTAATILGRGGIRNAYATGRGSIIMRAKAEIETLRKEREAIIFTEIPYQVNKAALIERIAELVKEKKIEGISDLRDESDRDGMRIVVELKREAVADVVLNQLWRHTALQSSFAVNMIALNGGRPELLTLSDVLRAFIDFRETVVTRRTKFRLAKARDNAHLQVGLAIAVANIDEVIRLIRNSPDAAAAREALMARDWPAKDMAPLVELIADPRHKLSHDGTIRLSEAQARAILDLRLQRLTALGREEIAEALNKLAAEIAEYLEILGSREKLFGIVKDEMLAVKEAYATPRRTQIIEADGEVEDEDLIAREDMVVTVSHAGYIKRVPLSTYRAQRRGGKGRSGMQTKEEDFVHRLFVANTHTPVLFFSSLGKAYKEKVWRLPLAAPQARGKALVNMLPLEQNERITTIMPLPEDESSWSKLDVIFATTGGTVRRNKLSDFCEVRRNGLIAMKLDAGEAIVDVATATERDDILLTTRDGQCIRFAVPEVRVFQGRTSMGVRGVSLGAGDKVISLSILKHFEAASEERSAYLKKASALRRRMGEDVAPETGAEVEEGGASVELSDERFAAMQAAEQIILTVSENGYGKRTSSYEYRITGRGGKGIVAMAVNARNGKLAASFPVEQGDEIMLVTDGGQLIRCPVEGIRIAGRGTQGVIVFNTAEDERVVSVEHIGDVGEGGEEDSAA
- a CDS encoding DUF58 domain-containing protein, coding for MIRPVETRAYDPARRAPVEGSVAADLAASLPRIVNRAHEIAASVAYGVHGRKRAGLGETFWQYRPFTSGEAAHRIDWRRSARGDQLYVREREWEAAHDYFLWMDCSPSMAFASSLAQDDKLARGVTLGLALSDVLVRGGERVAALGLTAPISARDVIDRLARALYEHAETTARDDIPPDAPLRPRARVVLISDFLCDLEALSARLHRFADAGATGALLMVIDPCEESFPFTGETMFLDTDGGPAFRAGDAGSLRKAYARRFEAHREAVRAAAREVGFLFLQHHTDRPAAEAALTLAMGLHGVEEEN